The DNA window AAATTTGGTGCGGGCCTTACACGCACTACTTCCAACGCGCTGCTTTTTGCCCGGGCCGACACCCTTTCCTCGTGTGGGCCAGCTCAGCTGCCACCTCTCCCGCTTACTACGCCAACTTGGGCCTGCTTGTGTACATGGACTGTCCCCGTTCCACCCACACCCACCAGGTTTCCTGGGCTGACTGATCATCTAGTTTGCTACCCGGTCGGTCTACTGCAGGCGCCGCCCTCCATCAAGATTCCGGAATGCTCACGCGGCGGAAGAAACGCAACCCGCCTTCCTTCGCCTGCATGCCCGGCGACCACCTCACGCCTTGTGTCCGAGGACGTGGGATGCGTGCGTAGCACGAGGATCGGTCAGTTGATGACGAGAGACGAGCGTTGGTTGGGCACGGCGGTTGGGGGTTGTGACGTGTCCATCCGTCGAggccgacgacggcgacgacgcgGCGAAGCAACAGGAAAAATGGCAACATGGGGCAGCTGAGCCTGATTGAACGAACCGAGGCAGGCGCCTACCAGCCAGGGTCCGGTCCACCGGTCCAGGCTGATCTGCCCCGGCTGATGATTTTAATGGTTAGCCTATGACTCAAACTTCCGGTCAGATATGATTTTGATCGATCCGGTCCCGGATTACAAGTTACAAGAATTAGTTATAAACCAGGGCGATACTTTGAGCAGCAAAGCGTTGACCGAGTTTCTACGTTTGACGGCCGTGTTCCTGCCACTCGAAATTTCCCTGACACGTTTCCTCATAAAAAAAATCCATAACGCGGCCAGGACTAGATGCATCTCAGCTCCTGATTATGTTATACCAAACCACTCTTGCGGTCCTACTGAATTTTCAGCACTGGAGTCTCTAATTTCGTCACGCTAACTCTTCTGTTTCTGCTTCTGCTTCCAAAAATCTAAAATAACTGGCACGTTCTCACCAAAAGATGTGTTTCGTTGGACTTTTACATCTACTTTTGCTTTTGCAAAAACTAAAAACCAACCATAAAAATCCGGTGGCCACACCCCCTTGCAACACGCCgccttttttccttttcttttttttttagcaAACCCTCTCGTGGAGGCGGCTGGCTCGCAACGCCTGATCCGGGTCAGCAGCGGACGCTCGAGGCGAGCTACGAAACGGCCCACCGCCAGAGACCGAGGGCCACCACCACGTTCCCCGGCGACGCGGTTGGCAAAAGGCAGGAGGAGAAAGCACCCGGAAACACACGGCCCTTCCCCTCTATAAAACCGCCCGGCCCGACCGACCGGTCCAGCCCGTCTCGCCCTCGCCCAAACCCCCACCCAAACCGAACCAGCGAAAGCTCCCCTGACCCTGCCTGCTCCGCGTCCGCCCCTCCGAtcgcagggaagaagaagagggagatGAGCTACTACGGCCAGCAGCCCCCCGTCGGCGTCCCGCCGCAGCAaggtgtgcggcggcggcttctCTCCGGCCGTCTACTTGCTGCTCCTGTTTGCTTcactttttttttgtgtgtcTGTTGCTTTGTTACTTTCCGTGACTCGTGAGGCTAAACTCGCTGGCGTTTGGATCTTATTCCTGCAGGCTACCCGGGGAAGGACGGCTACCCGCCGGCCGGCTACCCTCCGCCGGGGCAGGGCTACCCGCCGCAGGGGTACCCGCAGCAGGGCTACCCACCGCCGTacgcgcagccgccgccccagcagcagcagagcaGCGGGCCTTCCTTCATGGAGGGATGGTACGTTCCTTGATTTCCTCCTCATCTCGTCCCCTCCACTTTTGTGCTGCCTGCCCGCGGGGGCTCGTTTGCTGCTAGATCGGATGCCTCTCCGGAATCTCCTTGCCGGATTAGGTCGAAAGTTTTAGTGCTAGTTTAGAGGGTTGCCGACTTCGCGCGCTGGGATCGCCGGTCAGATCTGcccggccccggcggcggccgcgcctgCTGGTGCTTGCGCACGTTTGCCACGGTGTGTGGGGCCCCGGCTTGACGCGTGAACAACCCTTGGAAAGGGTAACCCGCCAGCCTCGTGGCCCTGGCGACGTGTCCGTCGCTGCACGCAAACGCGCGCACGTATCCCGCGCGGGGGGTGGGTGTCTTTTTCCCTCGTGCTACGGAGGCCGTCCGATCTGAGATGTGCGGTCTTGGTTTCGAATCTCTGCAGTCACATTCTTGTTGCCGTTTCGAGTTTGGCTGCGCGAAAGCCCCCCGGTTGCGTTCTGCACCGGCTGCAATAAACCCGAGAAGTAGTAGTCAGTTTGAAAGACCCCCCGGTTTTCAGATTCCTTCGGGGCGAGGTCACCTGGGATAATGtttctcttttttttaaaaaaaaggaaaataataTTTCTCTTTTTGGTTTGGTTGAAAGGATAACATATTTCCGTTGACGCGCTGATAGCAATGAGATGGGATGGATGCTCTAGCACTAGCTTTGTACTTACAATATCACAATTGGGAATTGGAATCTGTCATGCATCATAGCCATCTCTACATTTTAGTAACGCATGCTTTAGAATTGGCATATGCTTTCCTTCGTTTCATCTTTATCAGCCTATTTCACTTGTGGTTGAACAGCTTGGCtgccctctgctgctgctgcctcctgGACGCCTGCTTCTGAGAGGACACTCGACGACGAATTCGAGATGACTGGAAGTGAAATGAGACTACCTCATGGAAGAAATGGCTTGAAATGCTAGTTCTCTTTAAAAAATCGTCTATTTTTTCAGTTCTCTTTTATGGAACCCTGCAATGAGACTCCTAGTACTAGTATTCTGTCGGTGTTGATTGGCTGGTGGCTGGTGTGTATTCTGTGGATTGCCGAGTTTCTGGTGGAATTCATCCTGGGATTGTGGAGTGCGCAAATTGGTGTTTTCTCCGTATCTCTGCCATCTTGTTTGGTTTCGTCGCCGCTACCCTATTTTGCTGATCACGTTTTGCCCGCTTAGAAAAATACAGTATCTGCGCGTTAGCCGCCGGGTCTCGCTCGCCCGTGATGTTTGACTCCTATTCGAATCATCTTATCTGATCGACCTGACATTTTGCTGGGAAGATGAAGGCGTCGCTGCTTCCTGCTTGACTTCCGGGGTCAGCATCAGCAATCCAGCTTTACGCTGTCTTGGGCCTTGGGATGAGTCTGCTTTTTGCAGCCTGGATGATTGGACACGTTCACACAGTACAGCAGTGACACGTCCTATTTCGGGTATGCACAGTACAACAGTGACCCCGTCCTATTTCGGGTACGTACATTACGGGATGTTTAGAGCTTGCTAGAGATAGCcttttctttttaaaaaaagttgCCACGTTATGTTGGATGGGTGCATTGTCCGTGGGCTTGCTAAGTCACAGCTCATGCCGTGGCACGCATCCGCGAATTTGTAACTACAGAAAGAGAAGGGGCAAAAACAGTGGCGGAGGCAAGGGGCCGGGGGCTGGCAGGGGGCATGGCGCCTCCTATGCTCAGCATGTCAACTCAAATAGACAGTAACAAATTACATGATTAGTTAAGTAACATCACGCTCTTACAACTTAAACGAGGTTGATTGGATTTTAACAATAAAAATAAGTAGCTTGAATGTAACGAATGTATTCTAAGTGAATTAAATTAGAGTACATAACTTAAAGGTTTTTCTCAGAAAATAGTTTAATGGAGTCCAGCTTCGAGTTGGAACTGGATATAATTGTATTGCTCTAGTGCACATCTTCTTTTTTTCATTTAGAATTTGTCACAACTTTCTTCCAAGAATTTAATTTTAatctaaaaatatatttagTTGGAGAACAAGATACGATGAGATGAATCCATCCGCTTGCGCCGCAATCTGCCCGTTGCCTACTAACGATGCGGTGCAAACTGACCTCTGGGCCAACCTACTCACTCATGCACCCTTGGACGTTGCCTCACCGAAATCCAAGCTGGAGCCGCTCAGCCGCGCAGCCTCCGGCTCTCGCCTCGCCCTATCCGCTCGCCCACGTCGCCCTCGAGCCTCACCTCACCTCACCGGAGCGCACCTGAGGTACTTGTTCGCATCACGACCATCTGATTGATCGTGATCGGACCATCCTAACTAAGGAGCATATATGCGATTTAAAGGATGATTGTCTAATTTCTTTTTGACCCCCCTTAACATTAAATCCTGGCTCCGCCCCTGGGAAAAAAAAACAATGCTTGGGCCGAAGACGTCATCGCCTTGGTAGTTGGTAGACGCTCTAATCACCCAGCAGCACACGCAAATGCGCACGGCACGCCTTGCCATCCGGCCAGAGTCAAGACCTTGCTCGGTGATTCATCTGGGACGCTGCCTTGACAGTCCACTCTTGGTGCTCAAGTTGCCGCTGGTACACGTCTCCAGTTCTCCAtctgaaggaaactgacgcgTGGATCACGGCTAGACGCTCGAGACCAAGCGGGCATTTCCTTTTCACGCTGTTTGGCAGTAGGAACCCAGGCGTATGCGCGTTCATCAGCGAGGTGTGCGCACAGCAGCACGGCGCACTGGCAGCGTCCACCCGTGGATGTGACGCGACTGGTCTCCAACCTCTTGCCGGCTCGAAACAAAACATCGCGTGAGTCCAGCTGCGGTGAGATCTGCACAATAGGAGCGAAACCTGACGCAGAGCACAGCAACTTCTCCGTGCATGTGCAGTCCATGTCAGCGTAATATATATATCTACAGTATCTACTAGTACTAGCTGTGAACTCTGTTCAAACTGAGAAACATCTTGGAATCAAGTAGAGAAAAAGAGGCGGCCTTCACCGTGTCACGCTCCAATCGCCCAACAGCAGTACCAAGGAAGCGCGTACACCACGCCTTTCTTTCATTACCAAGCACTAGCtcccttccttttttttttgatacTTCACCATCTCTCTTTAGAGAGACGTTAACAGAAACCAAAAACTAGAATGCATTTCTTTCATGATAAGGGTAAAGGGCATATCTTGGGTAACCAATCAATTATTTGTCTGCGGGAAAGTTAACTTATGAGAATGCTGTGGTAGTGCTGTAGTGCAGGCAATTGTGTGACCCCAGACCTTCTTTGGTAGTTTCTTGTGGACACTCACTTGATGTCTACATGCCAAAACATGCAAGAATTCTATTGTTAGGCAACATCAGCAGCATGGCCACATCTGTTTTTGTCTGGACGGTGTGACGCAGCATAATGCACCTTCAAGGCTTCAAGAACCTCACCTTAAGTTCTGGACTCTGCAGTTAAGTGTGATTCCGAATTCTATCACTTTGGGTAGTGTGCGGCTGGTTTCCTCACTTTCATGTAAAGTTCATCCACGAATGATTCTGTACTGGCATAATGGCATCCAACTTCTTGCCGGCTCGGAAACGTCGCGTGCTTCCGCGGGCACAATTCGCCATCCATGTGCAATCTGTATCAGCATTCCGTAATCACGTAACCTGACGCAAAACGCACTAAATTCGCAGTGCATGTGCAGGCATATGTACCAGCCTCTCAAAGAAAAAAGCTTTGCCTCTGACCTCAGCGGAAGAAAAGCCTCGCCAATGATTTCAGCATCTCGTACACGGGAACTAATATTCTCCTTGATTTGCTCTTTGTTCCAGGATAGGTAGAAAAGCCTGAGCCTTTGATCTCATCAGAACAAAGTCATTATCAGAAGCATAAAAAAACCGAACTCTTGGTTGGCAGCAAAACTAGAAAACCTGTCGATCCAGCTGGCCGATAACAATTCTGCCTCTTTTTGCAGACCCACACGCACACGAAGAAAAAGCACCTTTACCTTTCCCGAAGCACAAGTGAACAGCCAGATATAATACCTCATATTACTGTCTTTTCGAGAGTACTTTGACAGCTACCGATAGAGCCCATGGTTTAACTTGTTCTTACAAAAGGCCGCAAAAGGTAGTTAATTCTGACTGCACACCTCTATTTGGCAGTATTGTTTGCTTGTTAATAAGGTATACATAGAATTCAAGCTATTTGTTCTCTGCCTCATTTCTGCGGTGAAAACAGATTTCAATTACACGTGCAAATGTGAAGATAATTATCGCTCAAATTCACTGTCAGTAAAAGTTGTCTTGTTTCTATCTGAAATTGTGCTTTCGGCAAGGGGCAAAATTGATATAATCATTGCTGATATCTTCTCAAGCTGCACCAAGTCTCATGAATATTGTGTCATCTGATGACAAAGTTGTTTGTTGTAACACCAGCATGCTTTGGCTGGAGCTGCTTTATGTAATACTTGGATCCACGTGACAAATTGATACGTTTT is part of the Panicum hallii strain FIL2 chromosome 2, PHallii_v3.1, whole genome shotgun sequence genome and encodes:
- the LOC112880372 gene encoding cysteine-rich and transmembrane domain-containing protein WIH2-like, encoding MSYYGQQPPVGVPPQQGYPGKDGYPPAGYPPPGQGYPPQGYPQQGYPPPYAQPPPQQQQSSGPSFMEGCLAALCCCCLLDACF